AATACCGTGTAACACAAATCTGATAAGTGAGCTCTTAAGCTCAAACCAGATCCAAAAGGATGGTGGAATCAAGCATTATAAGTGAGCTCTTAAGCTCAAAACTATACCCACTGGATTCAATTTTGTAAAATGGAAGCAAGATTCTTCTTTGGGCCATTCTTGTTTAGAGAAGAAAGAGCAGCGTATCAGCTCATCTGGTATGCAATAGCTGCACATTCATTGAAATCCTAGATTTGTAAAGAAACTATTCAAGAACTCAAAAGAGGGAAAAAGCTAGGTTTTTCTACTGCAAGGTAATTCTACCGCTCCCTCTCCAATTATGAAGTTCAAATGAGTTATTTAGTGCATTTGAGTAAGAAAAAGGTGATGGGAACTTGATATTAGAGTAACCCCAAAATTGGTGTTCTTGACATTAAAGAGCTTAAGGAAGAGGAAAATGGATAGTAACTAGGGATAAGGATTGAGTTAAATAATGATTCTAATAATTCTTTAGGTTGATATATGCTTTATAATAACATTTTGGAGTTAATTAAATTATGGGAGTAATCGAAAATAAGGATATTGGATGGCTTGATGCTGATTATGAGCTCGAAAAAGAGTCATGATGAACTGTTGAAACTTGAATTGATAGAGTTCAATTGTATATGTTATAGATTGATATCGTTGAACGAGTTGAGCTTGTTGGACAAGTTTAGAGTAATTTGGAAAGCTAAGATGAAGTAAGTTAAGATGTACCTTCCCTTAAGGATTATTTGATTCCATGAATTCTAATATTTGCTGAAGCAATTTAAATGTTAGTTTGGGTTGTTGGAGCGATCGAACCTTACCATCCATGTTTTTAACATTATGAGATATTCTATGCTATCATATAGTATTGAACACGCATAAATTGTATTGCTGGCCATTTATTGTCTTTTATTGAACAATGGCACTTCAAACCGTGTTTTTCCACTTGACTTGGATCAAGTGATTATCGCAAATAGTGAAACTCATTATCTTGTGATTTTACAACATATCGAGATATTTTTAAAAAGGTTATCATTTTATTGAAGTCAAAGGAACCTTATCAACATGTAGAATTGTTCTATGGGCCTTGAGATccaattttcgaaaatatttaCAGGACCTATGGATCATGCAATTTAAAGAACATATTGTTTGGGAGGACCATAGTTATTATCGCAACAGAACACATGTTTCAGTGTGTACCATATATTGTCTAATGAGACTCCTTACTATGCTAGCACTATCGTCAAAATCCCATAGTAATGGGTGAGGCGGCCTTGTGACCAGGCGATGGTTACTATCGTCAATATCCTTCGGGTGAGACGTCCAAGTTGACCAGGGGATGGTCAACATACAGACATCGATTATCGTTATTATTATAACTATTGGAACTCCCTATTGAAAGATTTACCTATTGAAAGATTTATAGCGTATTGAAAGATTTACGGCCTATTGAAAGATTTGTAGTCTATTGAAATGTTTACAAGTTTATTAAAAGGTTTGCAGTTTATTGAAATGCTTTTAATGTTTATTTCTTTCATTATTCATTTTATGATTATGAATTGTCATACTTATTTTACTTCATGTATTTTACATATCCCTAAAGTATCGTTCCAACCTTATCGGAAAGAGTCAATGATACTTACGGGGTACGATTTCTATGAAATTGTGCTCAGCCTCCTACGTGGGACaacttattttatatttttgatatTGTGGCTTTGGAGTTGACAGCACGAGCTAGATGTCTTCTGCATTTGCTACTATACTTGGTAAGCCCGCTCTTTTATCGGTGGGTCTATGTCTAGTGATTTTATTATGTCCATTTATGTCCATAGAGGTTCCAGTGACACTGTGGGGCGGTCTAGTCATACAaatgatattattttttttttaaactctcATGTTCATTCCGCACTTATGTATCTTGGCCAAAGGCCTACTTATGTTTTGAGTTAAAACTTTTAACCAAACGATTCAAGACGATATTTCAAGTGTTTATGTGATACTTCAAATTTTTGAAATAATCATGAATGGGTAGATAGGTTCAAGTGGTTCGCTCGGTGTAAGTTGAAGGCACTGGGTGCCGGTTGCGCTGGtctttttggggcgtgacacatcaGCACATGGCTTTGCCTTTGGTTGTTAGTAACAAAACTTCAGCTCCAACTCAAAGCCTGTCTACAACCTCTTGTATAAATAAACCCCTTTTCTATGGACATTTTTCATCATCCAGTAAACGCATTATCTATTTAGTCATCAAAAGGTTCTAAATTTCTAATCAGACAATGCTCAGTACTAAGAAGCTCATCAAAATGGCAAGGAGATGGCAAAAGTTCGCAGTTATGCAGAGGAAAAGGATTTCGCTTTCAGGAAATGCCGGTGATAGAGACAGTTGTAGTACATCCTCATCCTCTATTGTTGAAAAGGGTCATTTTGTAGTATATACAACTGATCAAGAAAGGTTTGTCATTCCCTTGGCTTATCTTGAAAATGAGGTCATTAGGCAACTCCTAAGCATGTCTGAAGAAGAGTTTGGACTACCAAGTGGTGGCCCTATTACATTACCCTGTGATTCAGCTTTCATGGACTACATCAATTCACTAATCAAGAAAGGTGTAGCTGCTGGAGATCTTCACAAAGCATTGCTCCTCCCAATTCCTTCATATTGCTGTTCAACCTCTTATTTGCACCAAGAAAGTGGAAATCGGCAGACTCTTGTTTATTGAGTCATGTGAGACTCTTTTTGTAAATGACATAGTAGGACTCGGATAAAGTCTGCCAAAAACATTATTAATTAGGTATTGGACTTGGACACATCTTGTGCCGTCTTTTACAAGGTGGGAAAAACATGGCAATTCGagaaaaatactgtctgaaatattTTCAAGGCTTCCTGTTAGGTCTTTAATGCGTTTCAAGTGTGTTTCAAAATTTTATAATTCTCTAACTGTATCAAATGCAGTTTTCATGAATATTCATCAATGCCGCTCTATGAATTGTTCCAAATTCCTTGTTCGTGAAGTAAGATCTATTTGCGCTGTAGAACAAAAAGAAGATGGAAACGTCTCACTTCTTCATATTGAGGAATTTGATAAACTAGATACCCGTCAACATTTTCGTTTAATGTGCGTTAATGGTTTGTTTTGTTCATGGTATAAATCGTCGCAACCTGTTGCAATTTTCAATCCGAGTACAAGAGAAATAAGATTTCTTCCTGAAGTGGAACATGTTGATGATTCAAAATTTTACTTTTCATTAGGATTTGACCCTGAAGAGAAGATGTATAAACTTTTGATGACCTCCACAATTCCTTTTAAAAAAAAGTCCacaagaaattggggtttttCTTTAGGTATAGACGAATCATGGAGAGAGATCAAAACCATTGCAGATGTATATATGTTCAATGACGCAATTTGTATCAATGGAGTTATCTATcggttgagttacttttccaagTGTGTTATAGTCGTTTTCGATGTTAAATCCAAAACTTTCAGAATTGTACCATTATGGATTGGTGAACATGATTCCACAGCATCGTATTATATGCTAATAGAAGTAAAAGGAAGTTAGCGATCATAGATTATGGAGAGAAGTTTGGTGGTGACATGGATCTGTGGATTTTTGGGAAGACGCAATTGCAAGAAGGAGGCCGATGGGAGATGCATATTATTGCCTTTCCCTTGCAATGGAAAGAGAGACAATTTGAAAGGCCAATTTCTTATTTTCGCATATATCAAGAAGGGGAGATTGTGTTCGTTGTTAATATGAAGAAAACCCATAAATTATCTTATTTCTGTTATGATATCACAAGAAAAACTTGGAGAGAATTTCAACCGCAAGGACTTCCTATAGAGGGTTCCATACAAGGAATTTATATTTATAAAGAAAGCCTCTTTCCATTGTTAAAATCTTCTAATTCTCATAACCAAATTTAAAATGCAAGGTGTTTGGACGTTGGAGGGTATGGCCATTatggtttttctttttctttttagttgTATGCAATCTCTttaaattttttcctttttaaggGTTCTGATACAAATTGTTAGAAACTTagagtccaccaaactatatagagaattAGTTTCCACAGAACGCATGCACAcaacagtaagtaaatgacacagtagagttttacgtgaaaactctcagctcacgggattaaaaaccaagacctacccttgtaggattttaactttactactgagcaaacttcaaATTACAAACtgttgtaacctaggaattaacctcttaatccctcactaacttgtaacaactctattacaagcccctttgtaatactctattataaagcttacaactcgactaactctagccaagacataaACATATGGTTTATGATTTTACAAGGGTTTCCTACACAGtacttctaactaagctaagtacgAATTACAAGTAAATTGTTTTGACAAAGATGATACACAACATATGATGACTCAACGCaggaaactggtccttcgttatgttgctCTTTGTTCTTGACGCCTTGAATGTCACTTGCAGGTTGGTAATACACTTGAGAGAAAGCTTGATGAATTCTAGAGTGTGCAAGTGTTGTTTTGCCGTTCCTTTATGTTAATATTGCataagtgacatcacttgaatgatgtaagcatgtttggtacaaaggCAATTCCCATAAAGTGACTGCTCCACTgtttgcactgttgcgtgtgtgcAGAGGAACAATTGCAGTCACTTTACAGctgtggggagttgactggtaTTGTCAGCAAGGGAACTGATATCGATCTGCTCCCTCTGTTGTTTCTTGGACTCTGAAAGTTGGAGCATGTCccagacttgagacttgttgatcttTGAGCACTCAGAGGATGTGGAACATGTTTCCCATTTGGTTCTTAACATTAAGTTTGAtcagatcatcaaaacatagcaggacacataacttatcaatcCTCTACTATAAATAAACTGCTCCCATAAGACATTTTGATCATCAAGCAGATAGAACTTAATCAAACCTTCTGAAAATTCAAACaaattttttctttccttatatTCCGACAAAATCAATATGATCAGTGCTAAGAAACTCATCAACCAGAGGAAGAGAATTTCTTTTCCAAGATCCAATAACCATGATTCAGAAAATTGTAGCACATCATCTTCTGTGGTTGGAAAGGGGAATTTTGTGGTGTATACAACTGATCAGAATGCTAGCAAATTGTAGTTCCTTTAGCTTATCTACAACACGAGATAATCAGACAACTATTGCACATTTCTGAAGAAGAGTTTTGACTTCCGAGTGATGGCCCTATCACATTACCTTGTGATGCTCTATTCATGAACTACATCATATCACTCATTAGAAAAGGTGTAGATAGTCGATGCTCATCAGATTAATACGTTCAAGAACTAAGAAACACAGAATTACTAGTTTGTTGATCTCATTGTCATAAGTTTTGTAATAGATATTCAATATCTAATTATTCGTCAAAACTCCGTATTCTTGTCAACACTCTTTAACTTTGTGATTATAGCTGATTTCTCACAATAAACAACAGTATTTTGTGACAAATGATCTTTTTATCTTTCATCTCACATACAGCCgtccaagaagaagaagaaaacaaagaaaaaagacttttgaattAATTGCAAACGACTAATTTCTTTGGTTGCTGAATCGCTTAGTTTGTTTTGACACTATTAACCAAAAAATGGTTCAGCTTTCTTATTGTTAATGTAtcttttgagtaaaatttgtcaACAGTGTGttactcaaatcccaaaaaaatttGTTATAACAAAAGCAGAATAAGACTAGAGAAGATGACAATTTAAAGATCCCTTATCTACATGACAAAGAAAGAAGCAGCACATGGTTTTGCCTGTTACCAGAAATGTTTGATTTAATTGTTTCAAAGTATTGGCATTGGTGAGAAGTCAAAAGTATGAGCTGATATCATAACTAATAGGTCCAATCTATTGTCAACCGAAGATGT
This sequence is a window from Nicotiana tomentosiformis chromosome 5, ASM39032v3, whole genome shotgun sequence. Protein-coding genes within it:
- the LOC104088965 gene encoding auxin-responsive protein SAUR68-like produces the protein MARRWQKFAVMQRKRISLSGNAGDRDSCSTSSSSIVEKGHFVVYTTDQERFVIPLAYLENEVIRQLLSMSEEEFGLPSGGPITLPCDSAFMDYINSLIKKGVAAGDLHKALLLPIPSYCCSTSYLHQESGNRQTLVY
- the LOC138893191 gene encoding putative F-box protein At1g32420 — its product is MRFKCVSKFYNSLTVSNAVFMNIHQCRSMNCSKFLVREVRSICAVEQKEDGNVSLLHIEEFDKLDTRQHFRLMCVNGLFCSWYKSSQPVAIFNPSTREIRFLPEVEHVDDSKFYFSLGFDPEEKMYKLLMTSTIPFKKKSTRNWGFSLGIDESWREIKTIADVYMFNDAICINGVIYRLSYFSKCVIVVFDVKSKTFRIVPLWIGEHDSTASYYMLIEVKGKEQLQSLYSCGELTGIVSKGTDIDLLPLLFLGL